Within Plasmodium vinckei vinckei genome assembly, chromosome: PVVCY_12, the genomic segment AATGTTAATATAATGCTTATCTTCTTATAAAGAgttattgttttattctTCGGTATCTTgaccattattattattatcatcattcaagtcattattttctaatttatattcttcaCCAATTTCATCAAATGTGCCCGATTTCCTGTTAAAgcaaaaaaggaaaataagtAACAAATTGACAATCacgaataaataatatttatgtatataaaattattaaagaaaacaaaacatGTAGTCTAACCTCAACTTTTGCAGTATCTTATATTCGttataatgtttttttcttttttcctTAAAGTCTATATTTGATACACCTTTACTGTCTTGTTTTTCTGCTAATTGGTttagtttatttattagatCATGCGCAATATTATCCTATCAAAGTgcgatgaaaaaaatttaatcaataaaaaattaatatttgtcTAAATGTACTATATATAAccacaatatatttatcatggAATTGTGAATCACgcatatttgaaaataataaaaagtggTACACCATAAAGgctaatacatataataagcACATGCcctataattttttttatgtttactTGTCCTTCGGTATTTGTTTTAGATTCTCCAATTTTCGAAGTTTCATCTTCTGATGCGCTATCCtatataaagatataaaggtgataatttttgttgaaaaattaaaaatcaTGAGAAATCAAAAAACGAATAAATTTACAGCTATGTATGCAATTGATTTAATGCTAAGATGcttcataataatatgattatACAATGTAATTGtagaagataaaaataacatcaTCATTGTTCTGCCAACATAATATaactataattttttttaataaacacaaataatatatcaatgtaatgaattttttgtgtatatctatatgtaaagtagaaaaaatatatgacaTACCATtacaataaaattgaaCGGGGTGTTTGGCTCCAAAATTTTCATCCGTGAGCCCCTTTCCTTGTCTTGTTCATTTATTGTCACTTCATCCCATGATATAGTTTTTTTCCTAAGCATATCGATAAACgagaataaaatattatggtataaaaaaaaatatatgcgaTATACTTATTAGGTATGTATACACAGTatttatatagatatatatattttatgcttTCCAagtgttaatatatataaacaaatttgtCAACTGAATATCAATAAAGTATTATGtggtaaaatatttttttccataaatatgcacattaaaaaaatcaacCATATTCAGTATTATTCCGTATATTCagttataaatattcatattataaaagtacataaaaataattatatacaataaatcattatatgcacattattctatttcaaaatatttatataaaaatttagtaTCTGTACATATGGAAATgcaattgtatatataaacgtGCACGCTAATAAAgttctttttatatatttttttgtattacgctggaattttattgtttttttttttcatcctttgtcttattattcatattttcctatagtatataatatatatattatgtatatatatatattacatatgcATTTTAACGTGATATTGAGAaatttattcttttatttggATAAATTCCaagataaatttttaagcaaaaaaaaatataaataaaaataatagtaataataaaacaataataaataataaaaaataaaaaaatatgagtaTTGATATACAATGCCAAGGTAATATAGGAAAACAATGATGTTATAACGTATAAGCCAAAGAAGAATATACGATTTTAAATGTATTAATATTGTATTAAATATCGAAATAGAAAGgcatattatcaaaaaaaaaaaactttatataaaaaagttcattttaaatataataacttCTTTGCATTTCTTCATAATGacgtaaaaatataacatgtatttatacgttcatgaaaaaaaattatgaaataaaaataatatatattttttttatgtaaaattaaaaattgttcttcaatttatttactacattttaattgttattttaaaaaaacattattttatttattttccttttagTTCTATTTTGTTCTTTTCTATATACTTTCACTTCTcatgaattaaaataattaaagatGGATTGATAAGCAAGCCAATAAATATGGGAAAATagatattttcataatttttaagtaCGTaggatatattaaaaaagtgaaaacaTTATGTTACATgcataatacaaataacagtaacatttttattactgaTATAATTCTTAAGCCTTTAATCTTACATAAATGTATGGATATGCATTCTTATTTATAGTAGCATTTTTAAACACTAGTACCGTTGTAAGAATATACGTTTCATTAATTCTTTTTACGCCTTCCCTTTTTGTTTACTCTTTAGTTTTTGTTCTATTTCATTTCTAAATTATAATCGAGAAACGCACACgcattataaatatataatacaacaGTTATTATggggaaatatatttgctattattatttggtttccttttttaatatgatttaaaaatatgtattaaaaaatgctaaCCTTTTAATGTTTGCTAGTACAtgataacatttttattatatttaaaaatgcaGATACTAAATTAATGGGAATATAGAATTGGTGTGTTACTAATTAGAGctttatttcataaatgatatttatagttggttatttaatttatacttatttgtttataagattgatactatttataatacatgtctaaatatatatacatttaaaatatcgataatattatatggtTTTAAAAAGAGTAGAACATAGATATGCCACCTAAATAATGtgccatttttttatttttccataaaAGAAACTAATTGAACAGACATAATGTATGGATAAGTATATAAACTACTTTTTATGCTTTCTTAAAAGCAATATAAATGCTTAAAAAaggtatataatttttataaccaACATTTTATTCACTAATCTTAACtgtttaaataattgtatataGGTAAAATCGTTTTATGTATACGGGAattgtttaaaaattatttcaaaaaaaaaatgaaatatatgaatttttttacgCATACattaaataagaaaaaattgtatataataagtgctatttattatatgccaTATATTAGTAGTGTCGATGTTGTTATATTATAGCCTAATGTTGTATTCTAAATTTACAacaaagaatatataaaacatatattcttttacaCAAAAAGtagtaatatatgtatatacatttatatgtatagatATCGACgtgaatatttatttcgaATGCACAAtccaaaaaaagaaaaatataaataataattcgaCCTTATAATATTCCAAATATACTGAATGATAgtttgtaatatatttttttttatgaaataaaattcacaaaaataattttttgcaaTCCtgtaattaataatttgggTATTAAATTTCcctattttatgtttacaTAAAGAGCATTTTTCATAAGccttatataaatttacttgtatatacatataaatgcatgggcatatatattttatattttatacatatataatatcgtaattttttcatcatttgaTTTGGTACTCTTATATGTATCATAGGCACTAAAACATCAATtgactttttatttttacttaatCTCAGAGtaccatttttttgaattttggtaaaaaaatataaattgttgaaaatttatttaaaaaattacataaaGGATAACAAGCAatcatattaattttatatgcgaatatgcataaaaaaggaataaacTTAAACTGAAACaagttatatatacatacatacatacgtGTGCAAGTATATGCCATATAAgaatatagatatatagttttatttatataataacggggaaaatatataaaaccataaaaaatgacagAACATACAGATTTAATTGATGCGGGATGTTTCATTTCCCAAATGAACGAGTTGCTACTTATAGACCCATTATATATGAACTATGCCAtaacaaattattttaattatttaataaatgataaaagtGAATTATTACCAAAAGAAAGTTTAAATGGagtttattttgaaaatgcCAAACCAGGTTTATGGTCTTCTTTTgcaattaaagaaaaaaatatatttttacctAATTCACAACAAATGGAACAAAATATGAATGATTTAGGAatagataaaaattatggcAATGAAATTATTACATCATTTGCCTGTTTTAATAACACTGAATTTATGCATGAATATTTAACTGTTGAAAaacttaataaattaaattggGAAAAACTTGAATCAAACATAAATTGTATAGGAGGGcttaataatgataatacatataagaACCAATCCAATGAAGAAGATAATCCgattaatttttcaaattacTTTACTAATATTTTAACAGTAGAAAGTGGTCAAGTAGGTTTGTTTTGCACAGAGTCTATAAAAAACTGCACAAATGCTTTacttgaaaaatatgaaatttatgatattaaaaataaggaAGAACttgacaatttttttaataaaaacatgaatgatttatattcatggtataataaaatttgtaataCAACTTTATCTTCATCTATTGCTATAATCGATTATATTGATATGCCCCTTGGAAGTGTTTGTATGTCAGGCTCAGATTGTGTATCGAATTATTTATGCGAAGTTGTAAAGGATGATATAACAGGAGAAATATGGGCAATAAGAGTTAACTTTCTTAAtccttttaaataaatatgttttatacatttatatttttttaatattcatttatgtaaaaataaatacatttcatattgtttttttagtaaatatattattaatttcgTACTGTgaatttccatttttttgtaaaactTTAGTGCTCTATACATAATTaagaattattatgattgaaattaaaaaaaattatcagacaaaaaaaaatacacaagTTTAATACCTTCTACAACTAATATTTCACAATTTAGTgaaattacatatatagatatgtggatatatgaaaaaaagttttCAAAAGACATgtttttactattattatggctaattatttttaattaactCGATAaaacacatatattttaaaaatgagtttatgtacattttttaataaaaataatataagaaaGGAATACGTCGTTATTAAGTTAGCAATGTTAGTTAATTGCGTTTGATCgttttcataataatatatatgaatatatgtaaatttgTTCAAGCTTCATTCTTTTTGTCCctttaatatattcattacaCATAGCTCTCTGTATGTATTTACTTATTTTCATTCAACTTTTATTTAGAAATACTCTACATAATATGCACACATTATTTCCTAAAACTTTTTAAGGAAAAATAGGATTGAGCATTTTTCGTGTGTgcaatttgtatttattcctttttaaaaatggagggaaaatataatattcatacataaaataatgtgCCTTAAGTAATTATAgctttaattaatttttccaCTTTTTATCGCTTAAATACAACTAAGTATTATTCCCTACAATATTTGTGTGcaataatatgttttttgttcactgttatttatttttctttcttccCAAAATTTGGaactttttctttttttccaaattttgtaactttatattttttacagaCAAATTTACCTATTTCTAcagcattttttttatacaaaaaaagtgaaacaAACGAAATGCtcattttatatgatttacAAAAGTTAAGGgattaaaacatatttttttgaataatgATTTTGAaggacaaaaaaaaaagtcaAGAAATAGGAATATATGAAAAGGAGATATTCGAAGAGCTacaaaaagtatataagaaagaaaagttttttaaatatgtggatgaaaaaaattatgaaaattttatatatgaaaaaaaaaagaattcaACAGAATGTAAATTTGGtgtgaaaaataatgtacAAGTAAAAgacaaacaaaataattgtaGTTATGTTGTATATTCTAATTTGAATGCGATAAAagcttttaaaaatttcatAGGAAAAGAGATTAATATTGAAAGTGTTTATGATGAtgattctttttttaattccaaacacaatgaaaaattgcctttcattaaaaaaagcgATAACcatgaatattataaaaatgaaacaaataCAATTAGCATAAATAGACAAAGTAATAAAAGTATTATTACAAGGATTGaggaaattaaaaacataatttattttattaaaaatacttATAATAATCAATTCATagaagatgaaaataaaaaaaccaACAAAATCGAAGACTACTATGAGCAAatattatgcatttttttttctattgaaaatatgcttaatacaattataaattatggagaaaattatgatgaaaaattttgtgacaattcaaaatattacaaatatataaacaactATTGCAAGAACTTAcgtgataataaaaatgggatgaaaataaacaaaaccACAATCTTTGAGCTaatagatatattaaaaacaaaaaaacacactgataaaatgaatattttaaattataataatatattatcatttcaAAAACTTGTTATAAAGAATAATTTTGAGGATCTTACTCAAAAAGTTGCTATATATGAATCATTACTTTCTGAAAACTGTTTGGATGAAAATACTGTAACTATGTTactatctttttttttctttgtaaatatatgcttaaatgataatatatacaaaagaatattgaattatatttatttaataaattttaaattaaaaaagaaaaaagaatatttagaaaattataacaatataaaaacattagACATGCTATATTCTTATGTACAGTCAATTACAAACAAAGATCAAATGCTTTATGATGATTTTCCCAAATTCATTGAAACAACGTTCCAATTAAACTTAAATAAAGACgttgaaaatttattatgtttatacaaacaattattaaaatgtgAAATAAACATGGATTTAATAACAAAAGAAACAAACAaactaaataaaaacattgcAAACATCAGTCAAAATTTAGAAAACATTAATGCACAAATAGTAAAATCCTACGACGGTCTGTCGTAGAGaattaaaaagtaaaaatacaaaataaaaataaaaacataaaataaaaataaaaaaataaaaacacaaaataaaaataaaaaaataaaaaagaaaagaaaaaacaacATTTATTGATTTCCCTAAAACATGGGATTATTCCCCACGAATGAAAATAAGTGTGTATTGTGTCTGAAAAAAAGATCTTCATATTGTTAATAATGTATATGTGTGCGcgtttgttttttttttgtttttttttgtttttttttgttttttttgggttattatttttccatgCTTTTCGAagcttattttattaaaaaattgtttaaataaaaagttcATGTTTTCAAAATCAACAGGAAGATATCATTTGCACTGAGGTTGTCGAGATTAACGTTGCTAACTTGGACTTCAGTGTCGGTAAATTTGAGTTTCTCGTTTATTTCTGCAaaggtgaaaaaaaatataaaaaatgaaaatagttgtatatataagcaCGTACATATATGCATCCAGATTAGATAAACAAGAAATGCattcatcatatttatgaatatatcgAAAATACATGTACAAGTGATATACATACCTAATAGCTTGAATGTATGAGCATTTTCCAACATTTTAACTACAAAGTTATATTGATCTGATTTAATGATTTCAGAGGAAagaattttaatatttttgtattgtATGAAAAATTTTCGTATATCTTTATATGCTATTCGAGATAAtgcaaatttaaataattcgaAAAcggatatatatttatttctgttcaaatataaattaacatAAGAAAACTTATTATCAATCAATTTAATCaatgttttataaatttttgaatattttatcaaagctttattttttccattctGGTAAACAAGTTCTTGATCATTTGTTTGTCCACTCTTTCGTTTTTtcgttttaaaaatataacagattttattataatttagcATACCCttatttgcatatttttcaagGAATTTCAACATCGAATCAGGTTCTACATCATTGTAATTtatgtctttttttttattaaatttgtttactacttttataaatttattaaatgctttattattttctgaaAAGAATGCttctatatattcatatattttggttgcatatattccttttaattttatttggaataaataatatttttcaaaatttttaattatattttttacattatttttataagcaatttgatttttattaaataaatataaataatcataatataatatatctgTATATATGTGAGTATAAACTATATAATTCTTTGCAGAAAATCGGagttttaaaacattttcttttataaaattgttaataaCATTGTGATTTATACTAGTTACATTTGATGATATTGAGCATTCtaaattttcttcatttccTGTTTCTGCCACACCATTTGTTTctccattatttttatcattactATTTATCTTGTTTGAACTATAGccatttttcatttcttttGCACTATTTGTAATGGCAcgttttccatttttattttttttctcattcATATCTATTACACTATAATCCATAATACTAGCTAGTTCAtcattttgaatataattatccattgaatttatttcaagtatattttttaaaataatatttatataaatttgagAACAGAAATCAATgttatcatttaatttatataataaaataatatcatcATTTCTTAATAAGTTTATCATTAAAATcacttttttcttcatacCTCCACTAAGCTGGctacattttatatgtaaatcACATTTTAAGTTTACTAACAACATAagtgtataaataatatataataactcGGTATCtgttaaatttaattttttatatttgaaaattaaattaaaatgttCGTATATTGTCATATTTGGTATTAATGATAATTTGCATTCATTTTCGCTTCTTTTTTGTGCTTTCTctgaaaatatatcaaataattttttctttttatttttgctaGTAAACATTTTACTAATAAAACAGCCTCTATTATTTTCTGTACCATTTTCGTATACATAactattattcatattattgaggaaaaaatatttgaataaataaagcaCATTCAAGTCGTTGTTATACACTGaagaaaatgtatatatattatagggcttaatttttatatttatatttttcaatatatatttaatattattttgtgacGATATTTTATCCATATTTTCTGCTTCAATTAGTTGTAAATCATTTCGacgttttttaaaattttcttttactgaatttttattttctaaattttcAGGATTTTCATGTTTGTTAATTGCATAagttttttctttatgtGTATCATTTCCCGAAAAAGGGGGGGGAACCAATTCGGAATCCTTATTGTTTTCGTCTTCTAATGTGTTTAATTCTGTATTATGttcatttatgttttttttatttttatattttttattgagtacgttaaaattgtttaataaaaatgcatatttgCCTCCAAATGTAGATTGTAATTTATCGTTTgccattttcttttttttttggaaatattttaatctatataatttataaagtaatagtataaaatatatggaacagtttataaatataaatataaaatccCATTTCTCGCTAAAAAATGAGTTTTCATTTGAGCAAGCATCTGGAAATGCTTGGGTATTGTCATTGGGTGCATCGCCAACAAAATTGTTTTGAAAGATTTTCTTgaaaaaatttgtattttgcTGATATTTGGTAGAATCCCATTGGGTGTAATCGAGTTGAGTGTTAATCATGGTATCGGCATCAATCGTCTTCATGTCCctctttaaatttaaacacAAGCTTCTAATGTTTAGGGCGTGAGATAAACAAAAGGAATCTAATATTCtgaatatgcatataaatacatgAGACAATTTAACTAAAAatgcattattatatgcatacgATAAAAGAActataacatatataccTATACTAATTATTGcacataatataaaattaacaaacaaaaaaagaatataactatttaaatataatgatgaaaataaacttatagataaaaatgtattaaagCCAAACATCATaaggaaaaagaaaaaggaaGGATATAAAAACTCAGTACatccaaat encodes:
- a CDS encoding protein phosphatase inhibitor 2, putative; this translates as MLRKKTISWDEVTINEQDKERGSRMKILEPNTPFNFIVMDSASEDETSKIGESKTNTEGQDNIAHDLINKLNQLAEKQDSKGVSNIDFKEKRKKHYNEYKILQKLRKSGTFDEIGEEYKLENNDLNDDNNNNGQDTEE